One genomic window of Cystobacter fuscus DSM 2262 includes the following:
- a CDS encoding Rossmann-like and DUF2520 domain-containing protein, with product MSAARPNRPRVLVVGAGRVGGALALALAAKRWPVRVWARSEEARCRVRDWGLGLATEKDIARARVCLLCVPDKAVSPVAEEWKPRLARGAALVHCAGALSLEALGAPQGRVLGSFHPLVAVSDARDSLAGNSVALSTRSRWLREVLERMAKDVGLHALRVKERQRAAYHAGAVLSAGGVVAALSAAVEALRVAGIAEEEALAALLPLTRSALRGVEARGLAAGYTGPIARGDAQVVAAHLAAIPPDAASVYRPLSRRGLSLVGHRLPAEALAKLKTLLD from the coding sequence ATGAGCGCCGCGCGTCCCAATCGCCCGAGGGTGCTGGTGGTGGGCGCGGGCCGGGTGGGTGGCGCGCTCGCACTGGCGCTCGCCGCGAAGCGCTGGCCCGTGCGCGTGTGGGCGCGCTCCGAGGAGGCGCGGTGCCGGGTGCGCGACTGGGGGCTCGGGCTCGCGACGGAGAAGGACATCGCGCGGGCCCGGGTGTGCCTGTTGTGCGTGCCGGACAAGGCGGTGTCGCCGGTGGCCGAGGAGTGGAAGCCGCGGCTCGCGCGGGGAGCGGCCCTGGTGCACTGCGCGGGCGCGCTGTCGCTGGAGGCGCTCGGTGCGCCCCAGGGACGGGTGTTGGGCTCCTTCCACCCGCTCGTCGCGGTGTCGGATGCGCGCGATTCGCTGGCGGGCAACTCGGTGGCCCTGAGCACCCGCTCGCGCTGGCTGCGCGAGGTGTTGGAGCGGATGGCGAAGGACGTGGGACTGCATGCGCTCCGGGTGAAGGAGCGGCAGCGGGCCGCCTACCATGCCGGGGCGGTGCTGAGCGCCGGGGGCGTGGTGGCGGCCCTGTCCGCGGCCGTGGAGGCGCTGCGCGTGGCGGGCATTGCCGAGGAGGAGGCGCTCGCGGCGTTGTTGCCCCTCACTCGCTCGGCGCTGCGGGGCGTAGAGGCACGGGGGCTCGCGGCGGGCTACACGGGCCCCATCGCCCGGGGAGACGCGCAGGTGGTGGCGGCACACCTCGCGGCGATCCCCCCGGATGCGGCCTCGGTCTACCGGCCTCTGTCCCGGCGTGGGTTGTCACTCGTCGGCCACCGCCTCCCCGCCGAAGCCCTGGCGAAGCTGAAGACCCTCCTGGACTGA
- a CDS encoding TolC family protein, with protein sequence MNAFLLAAVLAAAPTPIQLEEARARSRENTQSLTALLQVAAAEQDVRIARSSLLPQVGFQVGATGVYSGPSRDYNVVPSPEGGYVNIPVDVPAATFADFGLSVSIRQVIYDRSIWARLEQSGAQLESQRGQALEDRDASEQEGIQRFFLLYRTQSTIQVLQANVKRSEEQLERARALFVAGRVGKAEELSAQVNLGNDRIAVVARQSQLAGNQVQLATWLALPGAEEVTAVEPELLRQTPEPVMSLPQALEEARARRPLLVALRERLRAAELQERIAHSGFLPRLSLSVDLQRGGPDADIVFLQPRLQNSVRGGIALSWDLFNGWATTAQQSQARTQSRVAELNLRQAERDLEGQVRQAHATVEAQLVATELAEANRKAAADSLTLASERFNAGVSSTLEVRDAQLKLTQAELTLLENRIDVEIARFALMRAMGTLNPGEAK encoded by the coding sequence ATGAACGCGTTCCTGCTCGCGGCGGTGCTCGCCGCCGCCCCCACGCCCATCCAGCTCGAGGAGGCGCGGGCGCGCAGCCGGGAAAACACCCAGTCGCTCACGGCCCTGCTCCAGGTGGCCGCCGCCGAGCAGGATGTGCGCATCGCGCGCTCCTCGCTGCTGCCCCAGGTGGGCTTCCAGGTGGGCGCCACGGGCGTGTACTCGGGTCCCTCGCGCGACTACAACGTCGTGCCCTCGCCGGAGGGGGGCTACGTGAACATCCCGGTGGATGTGCCGGCGGCGACCTTCGCGGACTTCGGTCTGAGCGTGTCCATCCGCCAGGTCATCTATGACCGGTCCATCTGGGCGAGGCTGGAGCAGAGCGGCGCCCAGCTCGAGTCGCAGCGGGGCCAGGCCCTGGAGGATCGCGACGCCAGCGAGCAGGAGGGCATCCAGCGCTTCTTCCTGCTCTACCGCACCCAGTCCACCATCCAGGTGCTCCAGGCCAACGTGAAGCGCAGCGAGGAGCAGCTCGAGCGCGCCCGGGCGTTGTTCGTGGCGGGCCGGGTGGGCAAGGCCGAGGAGCTGTCCGCGCAGGTGAACCTGGGCAATGACCGCATCGCCGTGGTGGCGCGGCAGTCCCAGCTCGCGGGCAACCAGGTGCAGCTCGCCACGTGGCTGGCGCTGCCGGGCGCCGAGGAGGTGACGGCGGTGGAGCCGGAGCTGCTGCGTCAGACGCCCGAGCCCGTCATGTCCCTGCCTCAAGCGCTCGAGGAGGCGCGGGCCCGCCGACCGCTGTTGGTGGCGCTGCGCGAGCGGCTGCGCGCCGCGGAGTTGCAGGAGCGCATCGCCCACTCGGGTTTCCTGCCGCGGCTGTCCCTCTCCGTGGATTTGCAGCGCGGGGGTCCGGACGCGGACATCGTCTTCCTCCAGCCTCGGCTGCAGAACTCGGTGCGCGGGGGCATCGCGCTGTCGTGGGATCTCTTCAATGGCTGGGCCACGACGGCGCAGCAGAGCCAGGCCCGGACCCAGAGCCGGGTGGCCGAGCTGAACCTGCGGCAGGCGGAGCGGGATCTGGAGGGGCAGGTGCGTCAGGCGCATGCCACGGTGGAGGCGCAGCTCGTCGCCACGGAGCTGGCGGAGGCCAACCGCAAGGCGGCCGCCGACTCCCTGACGCTCGCCAGCGAGCGCTTCAACGCGGGGGTCAGCTCGACGCTCGAGGTGCGTGACGCCCAGCTCAAGCTCACCCAGGCGGAGCTGACCCTGCTCGAGAACAGGATTGATGTGGAAATCGCCCGTTTCGCGCTGATGCGCGCCATGGGAACGCTGAATCCGGGAGAAGCGAAATGA
- a CDS encoding cytochrome P450 — MQASDYNPLLSTVQADPYPYYTALREHSPVYFNEQLGWYIVSRYEDVVAITKNPAVFSSARAIVQPERLDEAEKVAPISVRSFRRGVLIGEDPPTHTKTRNLVTRAFTPKRIAEMEPRIRQIARELISQLPRSGEFDLIKDVAEPLPMIVIAEMLGVEPERRHDFKRWSDDAIAISFALVKGAELTGLEHSSREMADYMARALEARRQQPQEDLIQALLDNGVREGLISVEDASAFCRLLLVAGNETTTNLLGNGMRALLSHPDQLERLTREPELIPNAVEEMLRFDSAAQALFRKTTQEVEVSGTRIPAGASVLLLFGSANRDPRKFQDPDRFDVTRNVAGQVAFGHGIHFCLGAPLARLEAKVTLEELLTPDRKLSLVPGQRLENVSHFTLRGLKSLRLRTEPARSTHASA; from the coding sequence ATGCAAGCCAGTGACTACAACCCCCTGTTGTCCACGGTGCAGGCCGATCCCTACCCGTATTACACGGCGCTCCGGGAGCACTCCCCCGTCTATTTCAACGAGCAGCTCGGCTGGTACATCGTCAGCCGCTACGAGGACGTCGTCGCCATCACCAAGAACCCGGCGGTCTTCTCCTCCGCGCGAGCCATCGTGCAACCGGAGCGGCTCGACGAGGCGGAGAAGGTAGCCCCCATCTCCGTGCGCAGCTTCCGCCGGGGCGTCCTCATCGGCGAGGATCCGCCCACCCACACGAAGACCCGGAACCTGGTGACCCGGGCCTTCACCCCCAAGCGCATCGCCGAGATGGAGCCGCGCATCCGGCAGATCGCCCGCGAGCTCATCTCCCAGCTCCCTCGCTCGGGCGAGTTCGATCTCATCAAGGACGTGGCCGAGCCGCTGCCCATGATCGTCATCGCGGAGATGTTGGGCGTGGAGCCGGAGCGTCGGCACGATTTCAAGCGCTGGTCCGATGATGCCATCGCCATCTCCTTCGCGCTCGTCAAGGGCGCGGAGCTGACTGGCCTCGAGCACAGCTCCCGCGAAATGGCCGACTACATGGCGCGGGCCCTGGAAGCGCGCCGCCAGCAGCCCCAGGAGGATCTCATCCAGGCGCTGCTGGACAACGGCGTGCGCGAGGGCCTGATCTCCGTGGAGGACGCGTCCGCCTTCTGCCGGCTGCTGCTCGTGGCGGGCAATGAGACCACCACCAACCTGCTCGGCAACGGCATGCGCGCGCTGCTGAGCCATCCCGATCAGCTGGAGCGGCTCACGCGCGAGCCCGAGCTGATCCCCAACGCGGTGGAGGAGATGCTTCGCTTCGACTCGGCCGCGCAGGCGCTCTTCCGCAAGACGACGCAGGAGGTGGAGGTGTCCGGCACGCGCATCCCCGCGGGGGCGAGCGTCCTGTTGCTCTTCGGCTCCGCCAATCGCGACCCGCGCAAGTTCCAGGATCCGGATCGCTTCGACGTGACACGCAACGTCGCGGGACAGGTCGCCTTCGGCCATGGCATCCACTTCTGCCTCGGGGCGCCCCTGGCGCGGCTGGAGGCCAAGGTGACGCTGGAGGAATTGCTCACGCCGGACCGCAAGCTCTCCCTGGTCCCCGGCCAGCGCCTGGAGAACGTGTCGCACTTCACCCTCCGGGGCCTCAAGTCCCTGCGGCTTCGCACGGAGCCCGCGCGGAGCACTCACGCGAGCGCTTGA
- a CDS encoding glycosyltransferase encodes MANIHFIWWGPVRGPECYATPNAIARYSGLFHKLKFWCRAEDRQAFRQVLDTRIEIIGINKSFLQLAQNQRGLLAQKDFQDATWVLHELNRHKAFSAVKDLLSLLVLYTQGGIYLDTTTRLSAMAERMKYMGQQNLNKGIEQLGGEPRVVLLEDTIPHAPLLQTTQAILFGEDDSGKGSPKPIDVPLIDVWALYSPPGHAAFKTMLLSYVSRANRMGLNQTRTPANVFSKIGDEEVHGVDLLQDREGRELRNKLIGNLIIRSVYDGLLVNCSNLDGEQLANYAWPTLPLAQSDKQNPDEHSLFVPSLGIVKTYRNTWRNQVL; translated from the coding sequence ATGGCGAACATTCACTTCATCTGGTGGGGACCCGTTCGTGGTCCGGAGTGCTACGCCACTCCCAACGCCATTGCCCGGTACAGCGGTCTCTTCCACAAGCTCAAGTTCTGGTGCCGCGCCGAGGACAGACAAGCCTTCCGGCAGGTCCTGGATACGCGCATCGAGATCATTGGCATCAACAAGTCCTTCCTCCAGCTGGCGCAGAACCAGAGAGGCCTGCTGGCCCAGAAGGACTTCCAGGACGCCACCTGGGTGCTTCATGAGCTGAACCGGCACAAGGCGTTCTCGGCCGTCAAGGATCTGCTGAGCCTGTTGGTTTTGTATACCCAAGGCGGCATCTACCTGGACACGACGACTCGCCTGTCGGCCATGGCGGAGCGCATGAAGTACATGGGCCAGCAGAACCTCAACAAGGGCATCGAGCAGCTCGGGGGGGAGCCGCGCGTGGTCCTCCTGGAAGACACCATTCCTCACGCGCCCCTGTTGCAGACCACCCAGGCCATCCTCTTCGGGGAGGATGATTCGGGGAAAGGTTCTCCCAAGCCCATCGACGTTCCCTTGATCGACGTCTGGGCGCTGTACAGCCCACCCGGGCACGCGGCCTTCAAGACGATGCTCCTGAGTTACGTCAGCCGGGCCAATCGGATGGGCCTGAACCAGACCCGAACGCCCGCGAACGTCTTCAGCAAGATTGGTGATGAGGAGGTCCATGGCGTGGACCTCCTCCAGGATCGGGAGGGACGGGAACTGCGCAACAAGCTCATTGGCAATCTGATCATCCGCTCCGTGTACGACGGGCTGCTCGTGAACTGCTCCAACCTGGATGGAGAGCAGCTCGCGAACTACGCATGGCCTACCCTGCCACTCGCCCAGAGCGACAAGCAGAACCCGGATGAGCACTCGCTGTTCGTTCCCTCGCTAGGGATCGTCAAGACCTACCGGAACACCTGGCGCAACCAGGTGCTCTGA
- a CDS encoding YIP1 family protein gives MISLAQPARVLLDPLDATRVAVEAHRWVWPLLLLVLCVSASGTAFSLRWDASASVVQQLQMTGQLERMTESELSEEIQSAPRKALILGLLKGVLLMPLQTLVLAALLWVCAWLFDRSAPFGRLLSAAALAMLPIALYHLVFTICAFAQPSLSEARVQDLVPSSLAVLEGLSPKMERVMRAVDFFNLWSVVLLGLGFSAATGMSRARAVVLGCVLYMMFIGVVFVGLPGIAAAKMGGAA, from the coding sequence ATGATCTCACTTGCTCAACCCGCCCGGGTGCTTCTCGATCCGCTCGACGCGACACGCGTCGCGGTCGAGGCCCATCGCTGGGTATGGCCCCTGCTGCTGCTCGTCCTCTGCGTGTCCGCCTCGGGCACGGCGTTCTCCCTGCGGTGGGACGCGAGCGCCTCGGTGGTGCAGCAGTTGCAGATGACGGGTCAGCTCGAGCGGATGACGGAGAGCGAGCTGTCCGAGGAGATCCAGAGCGCTCCCCGCAAGGCGCTGATCCTGGGCCTCCTCAAGGGGGTGCTGCTCATGCCGCTGCAGACGCTGGTGCTGGCGGCGCTGCTGTGGGTGTGCGCGTGGCTGTTCGATCGGAGCGCGCCCTTCGGCCGGCTGCTGTCGGCGGCGGCGCTGGCGATGCTGCCCATCGCGCTCTACCACCTCGTCTTCACGATCTGCGCGTTCGCCCAGCCCTCCCTGTCCGAGGCGCGCGTGCAGGATCTGGTGCCCTCGAGCCTGGCCGTGCTGGAGGGCCTGTCGCCCAAGATGGAGCGGGTGATGCGCGCGGTGGACTTCTTCAACCTGTGGAGCGTGGTGCTGCTCGGGCTGGGCTTCTCCGCGGCCACGGGCATGAGCCGGGCCCGGGCGGTGGTGCTCGGGTGCGTCCTCTATATGATGTTCATCGGCGTGGTCTTCGTGGGCCTGCCCGGCATCGCGGCGGCCAAGATGGGAGGTGCGGCATGA
- a CDS encoding TetR/AcrR family transcriptional regulator, with amino-acid sequence MRKRSSTEPGTKTLRERLREETEQTLLEAAEQVFAEQGVGGTRIEDISKRAGVAVGTLYNYFEDREELLAALMARRRAELVKMLDEVSEAARSKPWNEEFDAFLRATLTFLEQHRRFFSILIQGEMTAPCHTSAAEKRSGSGLDDIHACAERLVRRGVAEGVLKPEFAALYPALLLGMLRSALVHDRYAASPGPLIALLEPFRDFFLKGAGKKR; translated from the coding sequence ATGAGGAAACGCTCATCCACGGAGCCGGGCACGAAGACACTCCGGGAACGCCTGCGCGAGGAGACGGAACAAACCCTCCTCGAGGCGGCCGAGCAGGTCTTCGCCGAGCAGGGAGTGGGCGGCACGCGGATCGAGGACATCTCGAAGCGGGCGGGCGTGGCCGTGGGCACGCTCTACAACTACTTCGAGGATCGCGAGGAGCTGCTCGCCGCGCTCATGGCCCGCCGCCGCGCGGAGCTCGTGAAGATGCTGGACGAGGTGAGCGAAGCGGCCCGGAGCAAGCCCTGGAACGAGGAGTTCGACGCCTTCCTGCGCGCCACGCTCACCTTCCTGGAGCAGCACCGCCGCTTCTTCTCCATCCTCATCCAGGGCGAGATGACCGCTCCCTGCCACACGAGCGCGGCGGAGAAGCGGAGCGGCTCGGGACTCGACGACATCCACGCCTGCGCGGAGCGGCTCGTGCGGCGCGGCGTGGCCGAGGGCGTGCTCAAGCCCGAGTTCGCGGCGCTCTACCCGGCGCTGCTGCTCGGCATGCTCCGCTCCGCCCTCGTCCATGACCGGTACGCGGCTTCGCCCGGTCCGCTCATCGCGCTGTTGGAACCCTTTCGCGACTTCTTCCTGAAGGGGGCGGGGAAGAAGCGCTGA
- a CDS encoding LysM peptidoglycan-binding domain-containing protein — protein sequence MALQNDYKDVLDVAKNVGAKVESREENGKLIIQGTVEYAWDRDRMWDQIKAKHANWQNEIVVMLNVTHAEPYGVYTVKSGDTLSKLAKDIYGDAKLYPRIFEINKDQLKNPDQIKVGQVLKLPPKSIATS from the coding sequence ATGGCTCTGCAGAATGACTACAAGGACGTGCTCGACGTCGCGAAGAACGTGGGAGCGAAGGTCGAGTCCCGCGAGGAGAACGGCAAGCTCATCATCCAGGGGACGGTGGAGTACGCCTGGGATCGCGATCGCATGTGGGATCAGATCAAGGCGAAGCACGCCAACTGGCAGAACGAGATCGTGGTGATGCTGAACGTGACCCACGCGGAGCCCTACGGTGTGTACACCGTGAAGTCGGGGGACACGCTGAGCAAGCTCGCCAAGGACATTTACGGCGATGCGAAGCTCTACCCACGCATCTTCGAGATCAACAAGGACCAGCTCAAGAATCCGGATCAGATCAAGGTCGGCCAGGTGTTGAAGCTACCGCCCAAGTCGATCGCCACCTCCTGA
- a CDS encoding AAA family ATPase produces MVDSTDFAQVLHEASDIAQSVEHKLTSAHVLLALFTVENRAQLLLREKGVNEDNLLEQLSAHDAEQEGLVRTLCMRAREIAQSIGSREADCLHLLVAFTRVPCTARDLLAKTCSPLMNLANTALSYCVSGSTPRRYQPGRANTPLTMPRPSRPPGSPPSAPPASILAPSVSRPLPALRAPSRPALSPRDLIDEVHEDVAPPSPPAARAPSRTPAPVPPPAAPAPVTPPPATVAPPTATPSTAAPSTTPAPVAAPAAPSAAPRPSTTPPPASRPAAPARSAAPLVLDEKRFPVLTSQGRNLSRLAQEGKLDPVVGRAKEIDEVIDVLGKRRTNNPCLLGEAGVGKTAVVEGVAQRLLELRGSLAEKILIELDMATLVAGTQLRGAFSEKLNALKEEVRRADGRVVVFIDEIHTLVGAGSTGEGPQDAANELKTAMARGEFPCIGATTHDEYRKFISQDPALERRFTPVVVHEPSVPETVEILQGIIGRYEDHHGLRYEPEALVAAASLASRYVTDRFMPDKAISVVDLAGSRCKREGKELVEAGDVARVVAKIAGIPEERLLMTDSARLLRLEADLGERVIGHEDAISRISRVIRRNYAGFASRRPMGSFLFLGPTGVGKTEMARALAEVLFGSKDLLVRLDMSEMSESHGVSRLIGSPAGYVGYGDGGQLTEPVRRRPSCVVVLDEIEKAHREVQLLLLQVLEEGRLTDGKGRHIDFSNTVIVLTTNLGAESFHSKSRLLGFGNPLAKNAPAGDMEAASNAARQAMPPELWNRIDERLPFRPLGEADVARIATLLLDESRKRLATEKSIEYVAGPDVVELLMKSGGFDPKLGARPMRQVVQRLVEAPLAERILAGEFMTGDRVKVSVQAGELQFQREER; encoded by the coding sequence ATGGTCGACAGCACGGATTTCGCTCAGGTACTCCACGAAGCCTCGGACATCGCCCAGAGCGTTGAGCACAAGCTCACCTCGGCGCACGTGCTGCTGGCTCTCTTCACGGTGGAGAACCGGGCCCAGTTGCTCCTTCGGGAAAAAGGAGTCAACGAGGACAACCTCCTGGAGCAACTGTCGGCGCATGACGCGGAGCAGGAGGGTCTGGTGCGCACCCTGTGCATGCGGGCGCGGGAGATCGCCCAGAGCATCGGCTCGCGCGAGGCGGACTGCCTGCACCTGCTGGTGGCGTTCACGCGCGTGCCCTGCACCGCGAGGGATCTGCTGGCCAAGACGTGCTCGCCGTTGATGAACCTGGCCAACACGGCGCTCTCCTACTGCGTCAGCGGGAGCACGCCCCGGCGCTACCAGCCCGGCCGCGCGAACACGCCGCTGACCATGCCCCGGCCCAGCCGGCCTCCGGGCTCGCCCCCCTCGGCCCCACCCGCCTCCATCCTCGCCCCGAGCGTGTCGCGCCCCCTGCCCGCCCTGCGCGCGCCCTCCCGGCCCGCCCTCTCCCCGCGCGACCTCATCGACGAGGTGCACGAGGACGTGGCGCCCCCCTCGCCGCCCGCGGCCCGCGCTCCCTCGCGCACGCCCGCGCCCGTTCCCCCTCCGGCGGCGCCCGCCCCCGTGACGCCCCCGCCCGCGACGGTGGCTCCCCCGACGGCCACGCCCTCGACGGCCGCCCCCTCGACGACGCCCGCCCCCGTGGCCGCTCCGGCCGCCCCTTCGGCCGCTCCCCGCCCCTCGACCACGCCTCCGCCCGCGTCCCGTCCGGCGGCGCCAGCCCGCTCCGCCGCGCCCCTGGTGCTCGACGAGAAGCGCTTCCCGGTCCTCACCTCGCAGGGCCGCAACCTGAGCCGGCTCGCCCAGGAGGGGAAGCTGGATCCGGTGGTGGGCCGCGCCAAGGAGATCGACGAAGTCATCGACGTGCTCGGCAAGCGGCGCACCAACAACCCGTGCCTGCTGGGCGAGGCGGGCGTGGGCAAGACGGCGGTGGTGGAGGGCGTGGCGCAGCGCCTGCTGGAGCTGCGCGGCAGCCTCGCGGAGAAGATTCTCATCGAGCTGGACATGGCCACGCTGGTGGCGGGCACCCAGCTGCGCGGCGCCTTCTCCGAGAAGCTCAACGCCCTCAAGGAGGAGGTGCGGCGGGCGGACGGCCGCGTGGTGGTGTTCATCGACGAGATCCACACGCTGGTGGGCGCGGGCTCCACGGGCGAGGGTCCCCAGGACGCCGCCAACGAGCTGAAGACGGCCATGGCGCGCGGGGAGTTTCCCTGCATCGGCGCCACCACCCACGACGAGTACCGCAAGTTCATCTCGCAGGATCCGGCGCTCGAGCGGCGCTTCACCCCCGTGGTGGTGCACGAGCCGTCGGTGCCGGAGACGGTGGAGATCCTCCAGGGCATCATCGGCCGCTACGAGGACCACCACGGCCTGCGCTACGAGCCCGAGGCGCTGGTGGCCGCCGCGTCGCTGGCGTCGCGCTACGTGACGGACAGGTTCATGCCGGACAAGGCCATCTCCGTGGTGGACCTGGCCGGCTCGCGGTGCAAGCGCGAGGGCAAGGAGCTGGTGGAGGCGGGGGACGTGGCGCGCGTGGTGGCGAAGATCGCGGGCATCCCCGAGGAGCGCCTGCTGATGACGGACTCGGCGCGGCTGTTGCGGCTGGAGGCGGACCTGGGCGAGCGCGTCATCGGCCACGAGGACGCCATCTCCCGCATCTCGCGCGTCATCCGCCGCAACTACGCGGGCTTCGCCTCGCGCCGGCCCATGGGCTCCTTCCTCTTCCTCGGCCCCACGGGCGTGGGCAAGACGGAGATGGCGCGCGCGCTGGCCGAGGTGCTCTTCGGCAGCAAGGATCTGCTGGTGCGCCTGGACATGAGCGAGATGTCCGAGAGCCACGGCGTGTCACGCCTCATCGGCTCGCCCGCGGGCTACGTGGGCTATGGGGACGGCGGGCAGCTCACCGAGCCGGTGCGCCGCCGCCCTTCCTGCGTGGTGGTGCTGGACGAGATCGAGAAGGCGCACCGTGAGGTGCAGCTGCTCCTGCTCCAGGTGCTGGAGGAGGGCCGGCTGACGGACGGCAAGGGAAGGCACATCGACTTCTCCAACACCGTCATCGTCCTCACGACGAACCTGGGCGCGGAGTCCTTCCACAGCAAGAGCCGACTGCTCGGCTTCGGCAATCCGCTGGCCAAGAACGCCCCCGCGGGCGACATGGAGGCGGCGAGCAACGCCGCGCGCCAGGCGATGCCGCCGGAGCTGTGGAACCGCATCGACGAGCGGCTGCCCTTCCGCCCCCTGGGCGAGGCGGACGTGGCGCGCATCGCCACCCTGCTCCTGGACGAGAGCCGCAAGCGGCTCGCCACGGAGAAGAGCATCGAGTACGTGGCGGGGCCGGACGTGGTGGAGCTGCTCATGAAGTCGGGCGGGTTCGATCCGAAGCTGGGTGCCCGGCCGATGCGCCAGGTGGTGCAGCGGCTGGTGGAGGCCCCCCTGGCCGAGCGCATCCTCGCGGGCGAGTTCATGACGGGCGATCGGGTGAAGGTGAGCGTGCAGGCCGGGGAGTTGCAGTTCCAGCGCGAGGAGCGTTGA
- a CDS encoding efflux RND transporter periplasmic adaptor subunit gives MKWWKAVIAGGLFLGAAAITAGGLKDRPPPSVEAQLTKARKGGITRTITGAGKVQAATTVKISSNLSGDLVELKVREGERVTKGQVLGRIDPRRYAAGVKQAQAAQAAARSDAQVIQVEVDRTNADLARVEALANKQLASAAELEQAKSTRDSAVVRLAAAQQRLSQASAVYEEQSNNLSQTTLLSPIDGNVIELSREVGERVRGSDLSEDVVMTIAALNIMEVKFEVGEHEVVHLKPGQPAEITVDALEGESYEGAVVDIAQKALIKNPGTESEVTSFPVTVALSTRPPRVLPGMSAEVRISAEVHNDTVLVPIQAVTVRPEKSLPDYKPPVEGGLSAPHRAETLAKVVFVVDADNKAQARRVRTGIASDTDLEILEGIQEGDRVVEGPYRTLSKELKSGDLVREPMLGGPGGGKS, from the coding sequence ATGAAGTGGTGGAAGGCGGTCATCGCGGGCGGTTTGTTCCTCGGGGCGGCGGCCATCACCGCGGGGGGGCTGAAGGACAGGCCTCCTCCCTCGGTGGAGGCCCAGTTGACGAAGGCCCGCAAGGGCGGAATCACCCGCACCATCACCGGCGCCGGCAAGGTCCAGGCGGCGACCACGGTGAAGATCTCCTCCAACCTCTCCGGAGATCTGGTGGAGCTGAAGGTGAGGGAAGGCGAGCGGGTGACCAAGGGTCAGGTGCTCGGCCGCATCGATCCGCGCCGGTACGCGGCCGGGGTGAAGCAGGCCCAGGCGGCCCAGGCGGCGGCGCGCTCGGACGCGCAGGTCATCCAGGTGGAGGTGGATCGCACCAACGCGGATCTCGCGCGCGTGGAGGCGCTGGCGAACAAGCAGCTGGCCTCGGCGGCCGAGCTGGAGCAGGCCAAGTCCACGCGGGACTCGGCCGTGGTGCGGCTGGCGGCGGCGCAGCAGCGCCTGTCCCAGGCTTCCGCCGTGTACGAGGAGCAGAGCAACAACCTCTCTCAGACGACGCTCCTGTCGCCCATCGACGGCAACGTGATTGAACTGTCGCGCGAGGTGGGTGAGCGCGTGCGTGGCTCGGACCTGTCCGAGGACGTGGTGATGACCATCGCCGCGCTCAACATCATGGAGGTGAAGTTCGAGGTGGGCGAGCACGAGGTGGTGCACCTCAAGCCCGGCCAGCCGGCGGAGATCACCGTGGACGCGCTCGAGGGCGAGTCCTACGAGGGCGCGGTGGTGGACATCGCCCAGAAGGCGCTCATCAAGAACCCGGGCACCGAGTCGGAGGTGACGAGCTTCCCGGTGACGGTGGCGCTGAGCACGCGGCCGCCCCGGGTGTTGCCGGGCATGAGCGCCGAGGTGCGCATCTCCGCCGAGGTGCACAACGACACGGTGCTCGTGCCCATCCAGGCGGTGACGGTGCGGCCGGAGAAGAGCCTGCCGGACTACAAGCCGCCGGTGGAGGGCGGTCTGTCGGCGCCCCACCGCGCGGAGACGCTCGCCAAGGTGGTCTTCGTGGTGGACGCGGACAACAAGGCGCAGGCGCGCCGGGTGCGCACGGGCATCGCCTCCGACACGGACCTGGAGATCCTCGAGGGCATCCAGGAGGGGGACCGGGTGGTGGAGGGCCCCTACCGCACGCTGTCCAAGGAGCTCAAGTCGGGAGACCTGGTGCGCGAGCCGATGCTGGGTGGGCCGGGTGGTGGCAAGTCGTGA
- a CDS encoding ABC transporter ATP-binding protein yields the protein MSTAALPGDARLIDVRDVTRVFHVGGEEVRALRGVSFGISRGEWVAIIGQSGSGKSTLMNVLGCLDTPTSGSYMLNGKDVSHMVDDELAVVRNEEIGFIFQTFQLLPRETALANVELPLVYRGLGAKERRERARAALAKVHLEHRMHHRPNELSGGQRQRVAIARALVAEPSMLLADEPTGNLDSATGEEIVRLFEELHRAGNTLVLVTHEPKLAARCPRAIRLSDGQIVADGPGREVALGHGAPLQAVEGV from the coding sequence GTGAGCACGGCGGCGCTCCCGGGTGACGCCCGGCTCATCGACGTGCGGGACGTGACGCGCGTCTTCCACGTGGGCGGCGAGGAGGTGCGCGCGCTGCGCGGCGTCTCCTTCGGCATCAGCCGGGGCGAGTGGGTGGCCATCATCGGCCAGTCCGGCTCGGGCAAGAGCACGCTCATGAACGTGCTGGGCTGCCTGGATACGCCCACCAGCGGCAGCTACATGCTCAACGGCAAGGACGTGTCGCACATGGTCGACGACGAGCTGGCCGTGGTGCGCAACGAGGAGATCGGCTTCATCTTCCAGACGTTCCAGCTGCTGCCGCGCGAGACGGCGCTCGCCAACGTGGAGCTGCCCCTGGTGTACCGGGGCCTGGGGGCGAAGGAGCGGCGCGAGCGGGCCCGGGCGGCGCTCGCCAAGGTGCACCTGGAGCACCGCATGCACCACCGGCCCAACGAGCTGTCCGGCGGTCAGCGCCAGCGCGTGGCCATCGCCCGGGCGCTCGTGGCCGAGCCCTCCATGCTGCTGGCCGACGAGCCCACGGGCAACCTGGACTCGGCCACCGGCGAGGAGATCGTCCGCCTGTTCGAGGAGCTGCACCGCGCGGGCAATACGCTGGTGCTCGTCACGCACGAGCCCAAGCTGGCGGCGCGCTGTCCGCGGGCCATCCGCCTCAGCGATGGGCAGATCGTCGCCGATGGGCCCGGGCGCGAGGTGGCCCTGGGGCATGGGGCTCCGCTGCAGGCGGTGGAGGGCGTATGA